The proteins below are encoded in one region of Manis javanica isolate MJ-LG chromosome 8, MJ_LKY, whole genome shotgun sequence:
- the RNF31 gene encoding E3 ubiquitin-protein ligase RNF31 isoform X4, with translation MPGEAEEQAFLEAREELARALRRDSGQAFSLEQLWPLLVTSLPPAARYLQLDAARLVRCNAHGEPRNYLNTLSTALNILEKYGRNLLSPQRPRYWRGVKFNNPVFRSTVDAVQGGRDVLRLYGYTEEQPDGLSFPEGQEEPDEHQVATVTLEVLLLRTELSLLLQNTHPRQQALEQLLKDKVEDDILQLSEFAPLLREIAPGPLNTPFVPGSTPGPCVLCGSIPGTLHCSACKQALCLVCDRLFHGHPSRAHHLRQTLPGAAQATHLSTSLPASAPPQPQPASLLALGDSSVSSPDPASARLPWHCAACAVLNEPWAVLCVACDRPRGCKGLGLGTESPQGAGSLEPELARGRWACQSCTFENEAAAVLCAICERPRLAQPPSLVVDSRDAGICLHPLQQGNTLLSSAQTPVWYCVHCTFCNLGPGWVCAMCNRTSSPIPVQHTPELHVTSLEERPPEPGPPRCLSGPLRSSCGDTEKQRQDKMREEGLQLVIKIREGETAGASPEEVFSALQYSGTEVPLQWLRSELPYVLEMVAELAGQQDPRLGAFSCQEARKAWLDRHGNLDEAVEECVRARRRKVQELQSLGFGPEEGSLQALFQHGGDVARALTELQRQRLEPFHQRLWDNGPEPTPSWDGPDKQSLVRRLLAVYTLPSWGRAELALSLLQETPRNYELGDVVEAVRHSQDRAFLRRLLTQECAVCGWALPRNRMQALTSCECTICPDCFRQHFTIALKEKHITDMVCPACGRPDLTDDTQLLSYFSTLDIQLRESLEPDAYALFHKKLTEGVLMRDPKFLWCVQCSFGFIYEREQLEATCPQCHQTFCVLCKRQWEEQHRGRSCEDFQNWKRTNDPEYQAQGLAMYLQENGIDCPKCKFSYALARGGCMHFHCTQCRHQFCSGCYNAFYAKNTLQCLHLPPFLHSSQRGS, from the exons ATGCCAGGGGAGGCGGAGGAGCAGGCCTTCCTGGAAGCCCGCGAGGAGCTGGCCAGAGCGCTGAGGAGGGATTCCGGGCAGGCGTTTTCCCTGGAGCAGCTCTGGCCGCTCCTGGTCACTTCTCTGCCGCCAGCAGCCCGCTACCTGCAACTGGACGCCGCACGCCTGGTTCGCTGCAACGCTCATGGAGAG CCCCGAAACTACCTCAACACCCTGTCCACGGCCCTGAATATCCTGGAGAAATATGGCCGCAACCTCCTCAGCCCTCAGCGGCCCCGGTACTGGCGCGGGGTCAAGTTTAACAACCCTGTTTTTCGCAGCACGGTGGATGCTGTTCAG GGGGGCCGGGATGTTCTGCGATTGTATGGCTACACAGAGGAGCAGCCAGATGGGTTGAGCTTCCCTGAGGGTCAGGAGGAGCCAGATGAGCACCAAGTTGCTACAGTCACACTGGAAGTACTGCTGCTTCGGACAGAGCTCAGTCTGCTGTTACAG AATACCCACCCAAGACAGCAGGCACTGGAGCAGCTGCTGAAAGACAAAGTTGAAGATGAT aTACTGCAGCTCTCAGAGTTTGCCCCCCTGCTGAGAGAGATTGCTCCTGGCCCCCTCAACACACCCTTTGTCCCAG GCTCCACTCCTGGTCCCTGCGTCCTCTGTGGTTCTATCCCAGGCACACTGCACTGCTCAGCCTGTAAGCAGGCTTTGTGCTTAGTTTGTGATCGCCTGTTCCACGGGCACCCATCCCGTGCCCATCACCTCCGCCAGACCCTGCCTGGGGCCGCCCAGGCCACACACCTGAGCACTAG CTTACCTGCCTCAGCTCCTCCGCAGCCTCAGCCAGCCTCCCTGCTGGCCCTGGGAGACAGCTCTGTTTCTTCTCCCGATCCTGCGAGTGCCCGTCTGCCCTGGCACTGTGCTGCCTGTGCTGTGCTAAATGAACCGTGGGCGGTGCTCTGTGTGGCCTGTGATCGGCCCCGAGGCTGTAAGGGGTTGGGGCTGGGGACTGAGAGTCCCCAAGGAGCTGGGAGCCTAGAACCTGAGCTTGCACGGGGTCGCTGGGCCTGCCAGAGCTGCACCTTTGAGAATGAGGCAGCAGCTGTGCTGTGTGCCATATGTGAGCGACCTCGGTTGGCTCAGCCTCCTAGCTTGGTGGTGGATTCTCGGGATGCTGGCATTTGCCTGCATCCCCTTCAG CAGGGGAATACTTTGCTCTCCTCTGCCCAGACTCCAGTTTGGTACTGTGTTCACTGTACCTTCTGCAACTTGGGCCCTGGCTGGGTGTGTGCTATGTGCAACCGGACCAGTAGCCCCATCCCAGTACAGCACACCCCCGAGCTACATGTCACCTCTTTGGAAGAGCGACCGCCTGAGCCAGGGCCTCCACGATGCCTCAGTGGCCCCCTGCGCAGTTCCTGTGGAGACACGGAGAAGCAGCGCCAAGACAAGATGAGAGAGGAAGGTCTCCAGCTTGTGATCAAGATCCGG GAAGGTGAAACTGCAGGTGCCAGTCCAGAGGAGGTCTTCTCGGCTCTGCAGTACTCGGGCACTGAAGTACCCCTGCAGTGGTTGCGCTCAGAGCTGCCCTATGTGCTGGAGATGGTGGCTGAGCTGGCTGGACAGCAGGACCCAAGGCTAGGTGCCTTTTCCTGTCAAGAGGCCCGGAAAGCCTGGCTAGATCGTCACGGCAATCTTGATGAAGCGGTGGAGGAGTGTGTGAGGGCCCGGCGGAGGAAG GTGCAGGAGCTCCAGTCCCTAGGCTTTGGGCCTGAGGAAGGATCTCTTCAAGCATTGTTCCAACATGGGGGTGACGTGGCACGGGCCCTGACTGAGCTACAACGCCAGCGCCTTGAGCCCTTCCATCAGCGTCTCTGGGACAATGGCCCTGAGCCCACCCCTTCCTGGGATGGGCCAGACAAGCAG AGCCTGGTCAGACGGCTTTTGGCAGTGTACACGCTCCCCAGCTGGGGCCGGGCCGAGCTGGCGCTGTCACTGCTGCAGGAGACACCCAGGAACTATGAGTTGGGGGATGTGGTGGAAGCTGTGAGGCACAGCCAGGACCGGGCCTTCCTGCGCCGCTTGCTTACCCAGGAGTGTGCAGTGTGCGGCTGGGCCCTGCCCCGCAACCGG ATGCAGGCCCTGACATCCTGTGAGTGTACCATCTGTCCTGACTGCTTCCGCCAGCACTTCACTATTGCCTTGAAGGAGAAACACATCACAGACATGGTGTGCCCTGCCTGTGGTCGTCCCGACCTCACCGATGACACGCAGTTGCTCAGCTACTTCTCCACCCTCGACATCCAG CTTCGAGAGAGCCTAGAGCCAGATGCCTATGCACTGTTTCACAAGAAGCTGACTGAGGGTGTGCTCATGCGGGACCCTAAGTTCTTGTGGTGCGTGCAG TGCTCCTTTGGCTTCATATATGAGCGTGAGCAGCTGGAGGCAACATGTCCCCAGTGTCACCAGACCTTCTGTGTTCTCTGCAAGCGCCAG TGGGAGGAGCAGCACCGAGGCCGAAGCTGCGAGGATTTCCAGAACTGGAAACGCACCAATGACCCAGAATACCAGGCCCAGGGACTGGCGATGTATCTGCAGGAAAATGGCATTG actgccccaAGTGCAAGTTCTCATACGCACTGGCCCGAGGAGGCTGCATGCATTTCCACTGCACCCAGTGCCGCCACCAGTTCTGCAGTGGCTGCTACAATGCCTTTTACGCCAAGAAT ACCCTCCAATGTCTCCATCTTCCCCCATTCTTACACTCCTCACAAAGGGGTTCCTGA